From the Sphingobium yanoikuyae genome, the window ACCCTCGGCGGTATCGAGACGCTTGGCCTCAGCGGCATCGTGGTTGGGCCGATTGCTGCGGCCTTCTTCCTGACGGGATGGGATATATTGGCAGAGCAGAAAGCCGCTTCCACGCGAGACTGAACAGGGAATTGTTGGATTCCGCATAGCCCCCATGAACGCAAGATCGACCCGGGGGGAACGAAACGGCGATTGCCGCATTGTCGGCGAACCAATGGCGCGCCTTGCAGGATCTTCGATGATGTTCAAATATGTTGCGATCAGGCAGGAAAAGGGCCGCTGGCATATCAGCGCCGAGAGCGGCCGACCGGGCGATCCAGTCCTCAGTCTCGACAACAGAGGTTATGCCTCGCGCATGGACGCCCTGCAGGCTGCGATGATCTACGCGCAGGACAATCGCCTGGATATTGTTGAGATGGCCCTTTGAGGCGACCGGAAGCCTGCCACGATCTCTCTCCCCCATGCTCCGGTCGTTCGCGATGCTGTCCTTGCAGACGCGAATCGCGGAAAAAACTTGAACCGAAATCTGCGGCCCTATCGATCACCCACGAGATGAAAATTACGGCTTGCGAAGCCATCGGATGCAGGCCCCTCGCAGCGCGACTATGCAATCCGTCGCCGCAGCTTGGGACGGGGCTGCGATATGAGCCAGTGTCGGTCGAACTCGTCATTGAAACATCAAGGAAAAGGCATGATCTTTAAGTCGATCCTTTTCTCGCGTGATGGTTGGGTGCCCAATAATTCTGCCATCCCGGTCGGGCTGTACCTCGGAGTCGAGCCAAGCGAGAGGACGGATCTGGCCAAGGCCTTCGAGGCGCGATTTGCGAGCCATGGCTGGCTACCTGAGTGGCGTGACAAGATCTATGATTATGATCATTATCACTCGACTGCGCATGAAGTGCTTGGAATGGCCTCGGGTCATGCCACTCTCGCACTTGGAGGATCGGCCGGATTTGAAATTGCGGTGGCGGCCGGCGATGCGCTGATGCTGCCGGCCGGAACCGGCCACCGCGCAGTCAAGCAGAGTCGGGATTTCCTCGCGGTAGGCGCTTATCCTGTCGGGCAGATCTGGGATATTTGTTGCGTCTCGCCAAGTCAGAGCATGCTGGATCGAATCAGCAGCCTGCCGCCGCCCGAATATGATCCGGTCACCGGCAGCAGAATATATTCACCGTAAAAGGCGGCTCCTCACCGCAACGTGCAATGCCAAGAGACCAGAGCAAATCGGCACATCATCTGTCTGTAGCCTGACATCCTTCACCGTTACGAAGTTTGCTAACGGATTGGACCATTTCAGAGTAAGCGGTGTTTTCAGCCCACGGTGGTCCAAGGCATGAGTTCGGCGACGCCGTTCGCAGGATGACCGTTGGCCAGGCTGTTCAGCGTATCGGTCAGCCAGATGTGCGGGTTGATGCCGGAGAGCTTGCAGTTTTCGATGAGCGTGGCGATCACCGCCCAGTTGTCGCCGCCTTCGTCGGAACCGGCGAACAGGGCATTCTTGCGGTTCAGCGCGAGGGGCCGGATAGAGCGTTCGACGGTGTTGCTGTCGAGGTCGATGCGGCCATCCTCGAGGAAGCGTGACAGCCCATCCCAGCGGGTGAGCGCGTAGCGGATCGCTTCGCCGAGCTTGCTCTTGGCGCTGACCTGGCGGATGCGGGCCTCGAGATACTGGCGAAGATCATCGACGATGATGCGGCTGCGGTCATGGCGAACAGCCCGGCGTTGCTCCGCCGATAATCCTCGCGCCTCATCTTCGATGGCATAGAGCAAGGCGACGCGACGCAGCACTTCCGTTGCCACCGGCGAGTTGTCGGCCAGCTCGTAGAACTTGCGCCGGACGTGTGCCCAGCAAAAAGCGAGGCTGATCTGCTGGCGGCGCCTGGCGAGCGCGGCATAGCCGCCATAGCCATCGACCTGCAGGATACCTGCAAAATCACCGAGATGCGCTTCTGCCCGTTCGCCCTTGCGATCGGCTGCATAGACATAGGCGACCATCGGCGGATCATCGCCGCCCCAAGGTCGGTCATCGCGGGCATAGGCCCATAGCTGGCCGGTCTTGGTTCGCCCACGCCCCGGATCGAGCACCGGCGCCGTAGTTTCGTCCGCAAATAGTCGTTCTGATCGTCGCAATCGCTCAAGGATGTGATCGCGCAAGGGGCGCAGATACCAAGCTGCCCGTCCGACCCAGTCTGCCAGGGTGGATCGATCAAGCTGGATGCCTTGCCGGGCGTAGATCTGCGCCTGGCGGTACAGCGGTAGATGATCGGCGTACTTGGCGACCAGCACCTGGGCGATCAGCGCTTCGGTGGGAATGCCGCCCTCGACGATCCGCGCCGGTGCCGGGGCCTGCACAATGGCGCTCTCGCACGAGCGGCAACCGTAGCGCGGGCGGCGGGTGACGAGGACACGGAAGGTCGTGGGCACGACGTCGAGGCGTTCGGCTACATCCTCGCCGATCTGGTGGAGCGCGCCGCCGCAGCACGGACAGGCCTTGTCCTCGACATCGACGACCTGCTCGATCCGTTCGAGATGGGCAGGGAGCGAACCGCGGTTGCTCTTGCGGGGGCGCTCGGCGGGAGTCCGGCTTGCCTTGTCCCTGGCATGCTCGGCTTCAGCCAACGCCGTCTCGACTTCTTCCAGCGCAAGCTCGAACTGATCAGGATCGAACTGCTCTGACCGGCGTCCAAAACGGTGGCGCTGCAGAGCCTCGATGATCGCCTTCAGGCGTTCCACATCAGCCTGGAAAACCTTGAGCGTGTCGAGCTCGCGGGCCTGTTCGAGGACGAGCGCACGCAGCGCTTCAACGTCGTCGGGGAGGTCCGCTTCCATGAGCATGGCAGGCAGTGAATCAGTAGGCGAAGGCCCCGTCAACCGGCAATCTGCGGGACAATGGGACGGCGTCCACCGTGCACTCTGCGCCAGTCCAGACCCTCCAGAAGGGCACCGAGTTGCGCCGAGGTCAGGCGCATCACGCCGTCCTGGATGCCCGGCCACTTGAAGCCACCGGTCTCGAGCTTCTTGGCCATCAGACACAGGCCCGTGCCGTCCCACCAGACCAGCTTGATCCGGTCCGAACGCTTCGCCCGGAACACGTAGATCACGCCCGAATAGGGATCGCCGCCGTACTCGGCTCCGACCAGCGCGGCCAGGGCGTCAGGTCCCTTGCGGAAATCCACCGGGCGCGTCGCGACCATCACGCGCGCGCCAGCCCCAGGTCCTATCATCGCGTCGCCTTGAGCGCTTCGATCACCGCGGCAATCACACCGACGTCGGCACTGCGGCCGATCTTCACTGCCACACCGTCGATCTCCAGCTCGACAGCTGCAGCTGCTGCGCAACGTCGACGGCGGGGACGCCGCGTGGGAGCAGGACCGGACACCGCGCTGGGCTCGATTACGGCAGGCACGAACGCGACCGCTTCCGGCTCTTCCGAAGGCAGGATCCCCCCCTTGGCCTCGAGCTGCTTGCGCAAATCCCGCCGCCACGCGTAAACCTGAGAGGGATCGAGCCCATGCCGGCGAGCCACGGCACTGACCCCGTCCCGGCCCGAATAGCACTCTGCAACAATCGAGGCCTTCACTTCGGGCGGCCACTCTCGCCGCTTGCCCGCGCCCGTAAACACCTCGAACCGCTGCGCGCCCTTGCTCACAGGATCATCACCCGAGATTATCATAGTAGCAGCGCACTCCAGCCCAATCAGGGCGCGGAAACTCGGCGCTACGCTTCAAACGCGCAAGGTGGGGGCAGAACAGCGCTTACATTTCAGATCTTTGAGCGTTCATTGTGTCGAGGAGACCGGCCTGATGCAATTTTCCCCCTTAATGCACTTCGTTGAGGCGCCACCCTCTCCATTGCCGCACCTGGCCATTTTGGCGGACGCCGAAGAACTGCAGCGGTCGGACGACAATATTTCGTCCCGATCTTCAACCGGCCAACATGTCGCCATGGGTGGCGCCATTCTGCTAACGGCTCTCCTGTTCGCGCGTGGGCTGAGATGATTTATATTTGGACAGTTTCTACTCGATGAAAAAGGAACGCCTCTATGTTGTGGACAATTCTCCTAGTCCTTCTCGTTCTCTGGGTTCTGGGCGCGTTCGTCATTCCGGTCGGCGGTGGCCTGATCCATCTACTCCTGGTTCTGGCCGTAATCGTTCTGGTCTATCAGTTCGTGACCGGAAGACGGGCCTGATAGGAAAAACCGGGCGCCCAAAATTAGCGATGTGAACCAGCGGAATGTTGGGGGGCTAGGCGCGAGTAACCCATGCCCTTCAATGTTCATCAAAGGCGGGATTTCTGATCACTAACATTCTCTGGTCGATCGGAAAGTTTAAGCCACGGTGACGCCGAGCTACCATTTCTCTGCATCGTCGTTTCTAAAGAAATGTCTACCACCTCGAGAGATAGTAGCTATCCCGTCAGCGTGCTGCCGGCATTTCGATGGCCGGATCATGCCGCATCATGTCTGCGTGCGGAACCTGGACAGGCCGCTCTGTTGCTAATTCGTCGCGAACGGGAGTGTCAGAATTCGGCGCGAGGGCTTCGAGGTAGCGCATGATTTCTCAGCTGCACGGTCAAGGTCTTGCGCAGGATCGGATTTCGCAATATTCGCCAATCCGTTATCAGCTTTCCTCACTTGAAAATCCTTGTGTGGCATGCCTACCTTCTTTTTCCAGATATTTTCTTCATAACAATCCAGTGTCCATGCGGTTGCAAGACAAAGAATATACTCCAATTTTCAATGGCTCCCTCCGCAGCCATGAGTCGATTACTCAGTTTGAAAAAGATGGCGATCGATAGGCTGCTGGGTCGTCTTCTGCGCTCTCTAAACCGACATTTGTGCGCTGACGTATTGCTCAGTCTACCCAGCTTGTGGAAAGCCCTCCCGGTTGAATAGGCTGGCTTTTGCCAGACTTCGCTTCTTTCTCGGCGTTCGCGGATATCTTTAATCCGTCGGCGATCAGCGCGAGACACCGGAAATAGTGGCTCGTGCAGCCGCGGGCGAATGCTTTCGGGTGAGCGCAATCCAAGGT encodes:
- the tnpB gene encoding IS66 family insertion sequence element accessory protein TnpB (TnpB, as the term is used for proteins encoded by IS66 family insertion elements, is considered an accessory protein, since TnpC, encoded by a neighboring gene, is a DDE family transposase.) — encoded protein: MVATRPVDFRKGPDALAALVGAEYGGDPYSGVIYVFRAKRSDRIKLVWWDGTGLCLMAKKLETGGFKWPGIQDGVMRLTSAQLGALLEGLDWRRVHGGRRPIVPQIAG
- the tnpA gene encoding IS66-like element accessory protein TnpA, yielding MSKGAQRFEVFTGAGKRREWPPEVKASIVAECYSGRDGVSAVARRHGLDPSQVYAWRRDLRKQLEAKGGILPSEEPEAVAFVPAVIEPSAVSGPAPTRRPRRRRCAAAAAVELEIDGVAVKIGRSADVGVIAAVIEALKATR
- the tnpC gene encoding IS66 family transposase, yielding MLMEADLPDDVEALRALVLEQARELDTLKVFQADVERLKAIIEALQRHRFGRRSEQFDPDQFELALEEVETALAEAEHARDKASRTPAERPRKSNRGSLPAHLERIEQVVDVEDKACPCCGGALHQIGEDVAERLDVVPTTFRVLVTRRPRYGCRSCESAIVQAPAPARIVEGGIPTEALIAQVLVAKYADHLPLYRQAQIYARQGIQLDRSTLADWVGRAAWYLRPLRDHILERLRRSERLFADETTAPVLDPGRGRTKTGQLWAYARDDRPWGGDDPPMVAYVYAADRKGERAEAHLGDFAGILQVDGYGGYAALARRRQQISLAFCWAHVRRKFYELADNSPVATEVLRRVALLYAIEDEARGLSAEQRRAVRHDRSRIIVDDLRQYLEARIRQVSAKSKLGEAIRYALTRWDGLSRFLEDGRIDLDSNTVERSIRPLALNRKNALFAGSDEGGDNWAVIATLIENCKLSGINPHIWLTDTLNSLANGHPANGVAELMPWTTVG
- a CDS encoding lmo0937 family membrane protein; the protein is MLWTILLVLLVLWVLGAFVIPVGGGLIHLLLVLAVIVLVYQFVTGRRA